A genomic stretch from Thermomicrobiales bacterium includes:
- the secF gene encoding protein translocase subunit SecF, whose product MIEHLATYRKWWYLLSIIIILPGLVSLIINGLDLGIDFTGGTIWEIQFDKSVSTEEVKNVLAQYGVDDSVVQTSSEDGGTDNVAIIRMEEMATPSELKTQLTEALTDQIGPFTELQISTVGSSVSDQVATRSILAIAVASLGILAYIAFAFRNTQRPLHYGAAAIIGMLHDVFLVLGVFSILGWLFGVQVDALFVTAILTIIGFSVHDTIVVFDRIRENLARQSDPTFEGIVNYSLAQTIVRSVNTSLTVVFTLLALFLFGGESTRTFVLALLIGVISGTYSSIFNAAQILVSWEEHDFRKWRESRKRGAPAVAPSR is encoded by the coding sequence GTGATCGAACATCTCGCGACGTATCGCAAATGGTGGTATCTCCTCTCGATCATCATCATCCTCCCGGGGCTCGTTTCGCTGATCATCAACGGGCTCGACCTTGGGATCGATTTCACCGGCGGAACGATCTGGGAGATTCAGTTCGACAAGTCGGTTTCGACCGAGGAAGTCAAGAACGTGCTCGCTCAGTACGGCGTCGACGATTCGGTCGTCCAGACGTCGTCGGAAGACGGTGGCACGGACAATGTCGCCATCATCCGCATGGAGGAGATGGCGACTCCATCTGAACTCAAGACCCAGCTTACCGAAGCGCTGACAGACCAGATCGGGCCGTTCACAGAACTGCAGATCTCGACGGTGGGATCGTCCGTGAGCGATCAGGTTGCCACTCGCTCGATCCTGGCGATTGCTGTGGCGTCGCTGGGTATCCTGGCCTATATCGCGTTCGCGTTCCGAAACACTCAACGTCCGCTGCATTACGGCGCCGCGGCAATCATCGGCATGCTGCACGATGTCTTCCTGGTGCTCGGCGTCTTCTCGATCCTTGGATGGTTGTTCGGTGTGCAGGTCGACGCGCTCTTCGTCACCGCGATTCTGACCATCATTGGATTCTCGGTGCACGACACCATCGTGGTCTTTGACCGTATCCGGGAGAATCTCGCCCGGCAATCCGATCCCACATTCGAAGGCATCGTGAACTACAGTCTCGCCCAAACGATCGTGCGTTCGGTCAACACCTCGCTGACGGTTGTGTTCACGCTGCTGGCGCTCTTCCTCTTTGGCGGCGAATCGACCCGCACCTTTGTTCTGGCATTGCTCATCGGCGTCATCAGCGGCACCTACTCATCGATCTTCAACGCCGCCCAGATCCTCGTGTCCTGGGAAGAGCATGACTTTCGGAAGTGGCGCGAGTCCCGCAAGCGCGGTGCTCCTGCCGTCGCACCATCTCGGTAA
- a CDS encoding sodium/proton-translocating pyrophosphatase, protein MDDIRSYLAPVIIIGVIAIIFAIYLARDVMRKDTGTPEMRDISDRIFEGALAYLKRQYRTIALLAIVVAVVLGVLVYFFENDHQSTRALVTSISFLFGAALSGISGFIGMYVAVRSNIRTAAGARKSLADAMNVALRGGAVSGFLVVALALLGVAGVYLVVYQFAEGAADRGGNAVLDRRIRVWRQLCGALCPTWRRYLHQGC, encoded by the coding sequence TTGGACGATATTCGTTCGTATCTCGCGCCAGTCATCATCATTGGCGTCATAGCGATCATCTTCGCGATCTATCTTGCTCGCGATGTGATGCGGAAGGATACGGGCACCCCGGAAATGCGGGACATCTCCGACCGCATCTTCGAAGGGGCGCTTGCCTATCTGAAGCGTCAGTACCGGACGATTGCGCTCCTCGCTATCGTCGTTGCCGTGGTGCTCGGCGTCCTCGTCTACTTCTTCGAGAACGATCACCAGTCCACGCGGGCCCTGGTGACATCGATCTCGTTCCTCTTTGGAGCCGCCCTTTCCGGCATCTCGGGGTTCATCGGGATGTATGTGGCGGTGCGCTCCAACATCCGAACCGCAGCGGGCGCTCGCAAGAGCCTGGCCGACGCGATGAACGTCGCGTTGCGCGGTGGCGCAGTGTCCGGGTTCCTGGTGGTTGCCCTGGCGCTCCTCGGTGTGGCGGGTGTCTACCTGGTCGTCTACCAGTTCGCTGAAGGCGCTGCCGACCGTGGCGGAAACGCCGTACTGGATCGTCGGATTCGCGTTTGGCGCCAGCTTTGTGGCGCTCTTTGCCCAACTTGGCGGCGGTATTTACACCAAGGCTGCTGA